The Streptomyces sp. WZ-12 genome segment GTGACCGTTCCGGGCCTCGGCGAGATCCGCTACGACATGGCGTACGGCGGGAACTTCTACGCCATCGTCGAACTGGCCCGGACCGGGCTGCCGTTCGACCGCTCCCGCAAGGAGGAGATCCTGGCCGCCGGCCTGGCCCTGATGCGCGCGGTGAACGAGCAGAACCGGCCCGTGCACCCGGTCGATCCGCTCGTCGCCGGCTGCAAGCACGTGCAGTTCCTCGCGCCGGACGCAACCGCCCGGCACTCCCGCAACGCGATGGCGATCCATCCCGGTTGGTTCGACCGTTCGCCGTGCGGCACCGGCACCTCGGCGCGGATGGCGCAGTTGCACGCCCGCGGCGAACTCCCGCTGCACACCGACTTCGTCAACGAGTCCTTCATCGGCACCAGGTTCACCGGACGGCTGGTCGGCACCGGCGAGGTGGGCGGACTCCCCGCCGTCGTACCCGAGATCACCGGCCGGGCGTGGATCACCGGTACCGCCACCTATGTGCTCGACCCCCGCGACCCGTTCCCGCACGGGTTCGTGCTCTGACGCCGTCGCGCCCCGGGCGCCGGGCCGCCCACCGCACCCGCGCGCCCGGCCCGACCGCCGCACGTACCCACCGGAGGGCCGCCATGCCCCGCTCAACTCCCGCGCCACCGACCGGGACCACGGCCCCCACCAGGGCGCTCTTCTCCCGCGCCGGCGTCTTCCGGCGCAAGCCGGTCGACGCCTCCGAGGCGGAGACCGCGGGCGGCCTGCGCCGCACCATGGGGCTGTGGCAGTTGGTCGCCCTCAGCCTGGGCGGCCTGATCGGCGCCGGCGTCTTCTCGCTCGCCGGCGTCGTGGCCCACCAGGACGCCGGGCCGGGCGTGTTGCTCTCCTTCCTCATCGCGCTCGTCGCCAGCGCCGCGGCCGCGCTCTGCTACGCCGAGTTCGCCGGCGCCATCCCCCGGGCCGGATCGGCCTACACCTACTCCTACGCCGCCCTCGGCGAGATCGTCGGCTGGATCATCGGCTGGGACCTGCTGCTGGAGTACACCGCCATCGTCGCCGTCGTGGCCATCGCGGTGTCCGGCTACTTCTCCTACCTCCTGACGCGGTTCGGACTCGACGTCCCCGCCTGGATGTTGGGCGCGCCCGGCACCGGTCCGGGCCACCGGTTCGACCTCTTCGCCGCCCTGCTGTGCCTGCTGTTGGCCTTCGTCCTCTCCCGCGGGACTCGGCAGTCGGCCCGCTTCGAAACCGCCCTGGTGGCCGTGAAGTTGGGCATCGTCGCGGTGGTGGTCGTCGCCGGCGCCCTTCACCTCTCGGCGAGCAACTACCGCCCGTTCCTGCCCTACGGGATCGGCGGCGCGGTCACCGGCGCGGCCACCGCCTTCTTCGCGGTCTACGGCTATGACGCGATGAGCGCGGCGGCGGAGGAGAGCGCCGAGGCGAAGCGGGTGCTGCCGAAGGCGATCATCCTCTCGCTCGGCATCGCCGCCGTGATCTACCTGGCGGTCTGCGTCGTCCTGCTCGGCATGCAGAGCTACCGGGACATCGACGTCCGGAGCCCGTTCTCCGGCGCGCTGGCGTCGGTGGGCCTGGCCGGGCTGGGCACGGTGGTCGCCGTCGGCGCCGTCGTCGGCATCACGACCTCCGCGTTCGCCAACATGCTGGCGGTGACCCGGGTCTGGTTCGCGATGAGTCGCGACGGGCTGCTGCCGCGCTACTTCGCCCGCAACCATCCGCGCCGGCACGTCCCCACCAGGGTGATCTGGCCGGTCGGCATCGGCGCGGCCCTGATCGCCGGCCTCCTGCCGATCCGCGAGGCCGCCGGCCTGACCAACATCGGCATCCTCGCCGCCTTCATCGTCGTGGCGATCGCCGTGGTGGTGCTCCGCCGGACCCGCCCCGACCTGCCGCGCGCCTTCCGCACCCCATGGGTCCCACTGGTCCCGGCCGTCGGAGTCGCCTTCTCGCTCTGGCTGATCGTCCACCTGGACCGGCTGACGTGGCTCCGCTTCGCGGTCTGGCTCGCCCTCGGTCTCGTCGTGTACGCACTGTTCGGCTTCCGGAACTCGGCGGAGCACGGCACCGGGCGGGAGGGGGAGCGGTGAAGGGGTTTCGGTCGGGCACCGCCGGATGCCGAGCCGGCTCCCGTCAGATCCAGTACGGCGCCGGGGGGACCGGCCCGGGCGCGGAGGTGGCGAGGCCGGCCCCGGCCGTGCGACCGGTGAGCCAGCCGAGGAGGGCGGCCTGGGTGCCCGTGACGGTCGGCCCACCGGTGCCCACCGCGTGGACGAGGTCGGTGTCCGTCGCCTCGATGCGTAGGGGCGGGACGTCCGCGCGCCGGCGCTGCGCCGCGATGAGGTCGTCGATGATCCAACGGGCGGCCGCGGACGGTACATCGGCGAAGGCGTAGCCGGCGTCCAGATCGACGTGGTGGACCTCCAGTTCGCGCAGCCGGGTGGGCACCAGGGCGGCCGGGGTGCGCAGTTCGCCGGTGCGCATCCGCACCTCGTAACTCCAGGCCGCCGCCGGCAGGGTGCGCACGGCGTGGTCGAAGCGCTCGGCGCTCGCCGTCACATCGGCCAGCAGTTCGCGGACCGGCCGCCGGGCGCCGGCCTCGATCTCCGCGGACCGGGCCGCCATGTTGGCGTACTGCGGGGTCTCCACGCCGGTACGGGCCCATGTGAGCAGCCGGCAGAGACTGTCGGTGGCGCGCGCGACATGAGTGATGACATGCCCGCGGGTCCACGGCGGCACCAGCGTCGCGCCGCCGACGTCCGCGTCGGTCAACCCCTCAACGGTCGCCAGGAAGCGCCTCGTTGCCGCGGCAACGGGACCCAGCGCGTCGGCCCTCGACACCTCGGACACCTCGGACACCTCAGCCCTCCCAGTCGGTCGGAGGGGATGCCGGGTGCCCCACCTCCGCCGTGCCATCCGTATCGTGACGCAAAACATCCGCCTAGCGGTAACAGTTCGGGACTGTAGGGCGCCCTCGCCAGGCTCGTCAACGCCCGTCAACCAACGCTCACGGACCCGTCTCAACGCCCCAACAGCCCGCTCCCCAGCGGCCGTTCAAGACATTCTTGCCAGATGCACGCGTCGTTCGCGTCCTGTCCGCCGGTCCGCGGCGCTTTCGCACCTCGCGGGCGGTTTCGGCGGCGCCGCATCGCCGCGGCACGCTCAACGCATCCACCCCGCGCCCACGAGCACACGCCACCAATCACCATCAACCGCAATCAACGGGCGCCGCCCCAGCCGGTTTTCTGGCGCATAAGGCGCTACGTCCCGCCGCCCTCCGCAACCGGCCCGCGGGGTCGGGAGTCCTCTCGAATATGAGACGCATACCCTTACGACTGAGCAGACCCGCGGTCGGCGCCCTCGGCCGGCGAACGGGCGCTGCGCTCGCCCTCGCCTCCCTCGCCCTCCCGCTGACGGTGGCGCTGAGCTCCCCCGCCCAGGCCGCCGACCGGTCGGGATGTTACGGACTGCGCGGCCCGTACCAGAAGCAGGCCGAGCGGTTCCTCGGACTCCGGGTCGACGGCCGGCAGTCCCCCTCCGACTGCCGCGCCATCCGCGCCTTCCAGAACAGCCACGGCATCACCCCCAACTACGGCTACGCCGGCCCCGTCACCTGGAACGTGATGCAGCTCGTGGCCAAGCAGCGGGCGGCCGGCGGCCACCCCAACAGCGCCCACAAGTGCCCCACCAACAAAGGCCGGATCGCCTGCGTCGACCTGACCCGTCAGCTCAGTTGGATCCAGGACGGCGGCCGCCTGGTCTACGGACCGGTGCCGATCCGCACCGGGCGCGAGGGCGGGGCGACCCGCACCGGCCTCAAGCACATCTACTGGCGACACCTGCACCACGTGTCGACGATCTACCACTCGGCCATGCCGTACAGCCAGTTCTTCGACGGCGGCGAGGCGTTCCACGCCATCGGCGGCAGCGTCTGGTCCGCCCCGGGCTCACACGGCTGCGTCAACATGCGCCCCAACGACGCCAAGAAGTACTGGTCGTTGCTGCACTACGGCACCGCCGTGTACGTCTACGGCCACAAGACCGGCACCTGAGCGACCCGTGGGCGTGCCGGTCCGGCCGGCACGCCCGCACGTCGGGCGGACCCCGAAGAGCGCCCCGCCCGCCGGCTTCAGCCGGCCAGCAGCTTGTAGAGCGCCATCGGCGTCACGTAACCCGGCCAGCGGCCGTCCGAGAAGAGCTGGACGCCGCCGTCTTGGTAGCACCTGTCCACGAGTTGGGAGCAGATCATGTGGTGGGTGCTGGCCACGTAGCGGCGCAGCCCCGGAACGGTCAGATGGATGCGGTGGGTTGCGATCGCCAGGTAGTCGAGGAAGCTGTAGGGCACGCCCACGTAGTGGTCGGCCGCCGCGCAGATCCGTTCGCGCTGCTGCTCGGTGAGGCGCTTCGGGCACACATAGCGGACGTCGGTGCCCTGGTATTCGCTGAGCGGCCGGATGCGGGCGCCGCCCGGCTCGGCCTCCAACAGCCGGTCCTCGGGCAGGACCAGGAAGGTGTGTTCGTAGTCGGCGAAGCCGTCTCCGTTGATCCACTGGCCGAAGCGGATCAACTGGCCGGTGGCGCCGGATATCTGGGTGAGCCCGATGTCCCCGGGCAGGGGATGGGTGTGCTTCATGAGCGGCTCCAAGGAGCGTGAGAAGCGGATGCACCAGGGTGATACCCGCTGCCGGGGCACCCGCACCGCCCGGCCGTCATCGCCCGCCAAGGTGCCTGCCACGCCCCTGCGGTGATGCTGCATCGGTTACCCGACGGGGTAAGCCTCCCGGGACCGGAACGGGGGAGACCCACCGACGACGAGGAGCACCACGCCATCATGCCCACCGGCAGCACCGACACCCCGACGCCCGCGGACCGCGCCACCGCCCCCACCGACGGCCGCCCCCTGGCCGGCACCGTCGCGCTGGTGACCGGCGCCTCCAGCGGCATCGGCGCCGCCACCGCGCGCGCCCTGGCGCGGGAGGGCTGTGCCCTCGCCCTCGTCGCCCGCCGCGCCGACCGCCTGGCCGAACTGGCCGCGGACATCGACGCACAGGACACCGCCCCGACCCTCACCCTGGCCGCCGACCTCACCGACGGTGCACAGGCCGCGCAGGCGGTCCACCGCACCGTGGAGCACTTCGGCCGCCTGGACGTGCTGGTGAACAACGCCGGCTACGGCGCCCGCGGCGCGGTGCTCGACAGCGACCCCGAGGAGTGGGACCGGATGGTCGACCTCAACCTCAAGGCCGTGCTGCGGATGTCGCACGCCGCGCTCCCGCACCTGCTCCGGGCCGTTGCGTCGGCGCCGCGCGGCACCGCCGACCTGGTGAACGTCAGCTCGGTCGCCGGGCGGGTGCCGCGCAAGGACAACAGCGTCTACTCCGCCACCAAGCACGCGGTGTGCAGCTTCAGCGAGGCCCTGCGCCAGGAGGTGACCGGCCGCGGCGTGCGCGTCGGACTGGTCGAACCGGGCATGACCACCACCGAGATGCCCCTCGGCGGGCAGGCGGCGGCCGCCCACGGCCTGCCGCGCGACACCTGGCTGGACGCCGAGGACATCGCCCGCGCCATCGCCTTCATGGTCACCCAGCCGGCCCGGGTCGCCATCAACGAGATCATGGTCCGCCCCACCTCCCAGGAGCGTTGACCCGGTGCCGCTGCACCTGCTTCTCACCTCGGACACCCATGTGCCCCGGCGCGCCAAGGCCGTTCCGCCGCACCTGCTCGACGCGGTGGCGCGCGCCGACGTCGTGGTGCACGCCGGTGACTGGACCGACGTCGCCACCGTGGACCTGCTCCGGGCCCGCGCCCGCCGTCTGGTCGCGGTGTACGGCAACAACGACGGCCCGGCCGTGCGGGCCCGCCTGCCGGAGGTGGCCCGCGCCGAACTGGACGGGCTGCGGCTGGGCGTGGTGCACGAGACCGGCCCCGCCCGGGGCCGGGAGCGCCGCTGCGCCGACCGCTTCCCGGACCTCGACGTGCTGGTCTTCGGGCACAGCCACATCCCCTGGGACAGCACGGCGGACACCGGCCTGCGGCTGCTCAACCCCGGTTCGCCGACGGACCGTCGACGCCAGCCGCACTGCACCTACCTGACCGCGCTGGTCGCCGACGGCCGGCTGACCGACGTGGTGCTGCACCGCCTGCCGCCCCGGCAGTGACCGGACCCGGACCGCGGGGTCGCCCGCGGTCCGGGCTCACCTCCCCAACAGCCCCCGCACATAGGCCGCCTGACCGGCGTGTTGGAGATCGTCCGCGAGCACGCTCACCAGTCGGACACCCAGGGTGACCGGTGGGGTCCAGCCCCGGTCGACGATCCGGTCGAGGTCCTTCACCGCGAGCCGGCGCAGGAAGCGCACCGTGCCGTCGTGCACCGCCGCGTGATAGCCCGTCAGCAGTTCGGCGGTCAGCCCCCGCACCTTCGCCACGTCCCGGCTGGAGTGCCCGTAGCCGATGTCGTCCTCGGCGAACGGCAGCCCGAACGCCGGGCACCACTCGTCGGCGGTCCAGAGCTGCTCGGTGCCGGCGGCCCCCGCGACGTGGTCGTCCTGCACCCGCGTGAGGTGCCAGACCAGCCAGGCGATGGAGTTGCCCCGCCCGTCGGGACGGCTGCCGAGCTCCTCGGGCCCCAGCCCGTCGACCACCTCCTCGACGACCTCGCGGATCCGACCGAAGGCGTCGGCGAGCAGAGCGGTGCTGGCGGACATGGCGGCTCCGTACGGTGGGGGACGGCCGGGACGAGGCGGCCCATCGTCGCAAGCCGGTGCGGGGGCCGGCGCGCGGCGCACCCACGTCCGGGGACCGGTCCGCCGCATGGCGGAGGCGTCTTCGCCCCGGCCGGTGCGGGCGCCGGGACCGCGGTCCGCGCCGCGCGGCCAGGCAGCGCGTCAGGACCGCGTGGACCACACCGCGAGGGTGTCCAGCAGTGCCTGGACCGGCCGCAGGGAGCGGTCACCGGGGCCGACGACGGCGAGGATGCGGGGGAGCGGCTCCACCACGCGGACCAGGCGCCCGGCCCGGAGGTACGGATTGGGGTCGCGCAGCGCGGCCTCCAACGCGGGCCGGGTCCAGTACGTCCGGGCCAGGCCCAACGCCCAGCGGTGCTCGTCCTCGTAGGGCAGCCACCGGCCGGCGGCGTAGGCGTCCGCGAGATCGTGGGCCTGGCGGGACATCGCCTGCCAGCTGAAGTCCTCCTCGATCAGCTCGCGACGCCGGCGGCCCGGACGGTCCTCGCGGCACGGCGCGCACAGCCGCACCTGCCGCTGCGGGCCGTCCGGTGGCCGCACCGCAACGGGGGGCGCGCCGGCGGCGGGACGTCGGTAATGGCACAGGTCACAGGTGACCGCACCGGTGGTCACGGGGTCCGGATAGGGAATCACGAAGGGCTCAACGACACAGACGTGACCGGGTGGCGTGGTTCATGGATGGCGAACGCCGGCAACGGCGGGGCGTCGTGGTGCGGCATGCGAACGAGCCTACCCAGCACGGGAGTTGGCGAACGTTGCGGCACGCAACGGTCACAAATGGGCCTGCGGACGTCGGGTTCGTCCCGGATCGTTCAGCCCGCCGACGCATCCAGGCGCGTCGCGACCATCAGCCGCCCGCGGGGGCTGCCGTCCGCGCGCCGCCCCAACTCAGGCAACGCCCGCCACTCCACCGCGAACCCGGCCCGCGCCAGCTCCGCCCGCACCTGCGAGAGCCGGAAGCCGCGGTAGTACATCACGAACTGCGGCCGCCACAGGGCATTGCGCACCCGCATCGCCGCGTCGAAACCCAACAGCGCCCAGTACGCCGGCGACCCCGGCCGGGTCGGTGCCATCACCGGGAACACGAACCGCCCACCGGGTCGCAACACCCCGGCCACCTGCCCGAACAGCCCCGGCCGCTCGCGCGGCAGGAAGTGCCCGAACGCCCCGAAGCTCACCACGACATCGAAGACCGGCCCGAACGGCAGTGCCCGGGCATCGGCCCGCACCCAGTCCCACCGCGGCCCGCCCCCACCGACCGCGTCCGCCGCCCGCCCGTCCTCCGGCCCACGGGCCCGCCCTACCGCCAACATCCCCGCACTGACGTCGACGCCGGTCACCCGCTTCCGGCACACCTGCGCCAGCACCGCCATGCCCGCGCCCGTGCCGCAGCACAGGTCCAGCCCGTTGGCGAACGGCCCCAACCCCTGCAACTCCCTTAGCACCGGCCGCAACACCGCATCCGGCGTCCGGAACGGCGTGCGGTCGAACTTCGGGGCGAGCAGGTCGTAGCCCCGCTCCACCGACGACAGCGCCTGCACGGCGAGCTCACGCAACGTGGGACCCTCGGGAGCGAACATCGCGTCAGCATAGGCGCCCAGCCCGCGCTAGGAGCCCGCGATATAGGCGTGGATCGCCGGATCGCTGACCTTGGTGTAGACCCCCGGATGCCCCACCGCGGCACACCCCGTCCCCCAGGACGCGATCCCCGCCAAGCGCCCGTCCACCACCAACGGCCCGCCGCTGTCCCCTTGGCACGCGTCCTTGCGGCCCGCGGCATAGCCGTAGCAGGTCATCCGCGGCGTGATCGCGGACGGCCCGTAGGCCCCCTTGCAGTACGCGTCGGACAGCTTG includes the following:
- a CDS encoding proline racemase family protein codes for the protein MDTRPHEDGRGVRAVRSVSAVDSHTEGMPTRVVTGGVDPIPGATMAERRRYAMAHLDPLRRFLVDEPRGHPAMSGAILQPPTRPDADWGVLYIEVSGFLPMCGHGTIGVATVLVEQGLVPVTEPETTVRLDTPVGLVQARVAVRDGVAEHVTVRNVDAFAVEQDATVTVPGLGEIRYDMAYGGNFYAIVELARTGLPFDRSRKEEILAAGLALMRAVNEQNRPVHPVDPLVAGCKHVQFLAPDATARHSRNAMAIHPGWFDRSPCGTGTSARMAQLHARGELPLHTDFVNESFIGTRFTGRLVGTGEVGGLPAVVPEITGRAWITGTATYVLDPRDPFPHGFVL
- a CDS encoding amino acid permease, whose translation is MPRSTPAPPTGTTAPTRALFSRAGVFRRKPVDASEAETAGGLRRTMGLWQLVALSLGGLIGAGVFSLAGVVAHQDAGPGVLLSFLIALVASAAAALCYAEFAGAIPRAGSAYTYSYAALGEIVGWIIGWDLLLEYTAIVAVVAIAVSGYFSYLLTRFGLDVPAWMLGAPGTGPGHRFDLFAALLCLLLAFVLSRGTRQSARFETALVAVKLGIVAVVVVAGALHLSASNYRPFLPYGIGGAVTGAATAFFAVYGYDAMSAAAEESAEAKRVLPKAIILSLGIAAVIYLAVCVVLLGMQSYRDIDVRSPFSGALASVGLAGLGTVVAVGAVVGITTSAFANMLAVTRVWFAMSRDGLLPRYFARNHPRRHVPTRVIWPVGIGAALIAGLLPIREAAGLTNIGILAAFIVVAIAVVVLRRTRPDLPRAFRTPWVPLVPAVGVAFSLWLIVHLDRLTWLRFAVWLALGLVVYALFGFRNSAEHGTGREGER
- a CDS encoding maleylpyruvate isomerase family mycothiol-dependent enzyme: MSEVSEVSRADALGPVAAATRRFLATVEGLTDADVGGATLVPPWTRGHVITHVARATDSLCRLLTWARTGVETPQYANMAARSAEIEAGARRPVRELLADVTASAERFDHAVRTLPAAAWSYEVRMRTGELRTPAALVPTRLRELEVHHVDLDAGYAFADVPSAAARWIIDDLIAAQRRRADVPPLRIEATDTDLVHAVGTGGPTVTGTQAALLGWLTGRTAGAGLATSAPGPVPPAPYWI
- a CDS encoding L,D-transpeptidase family protein; the protein is MRRIPLRLSRPAVGALGRRTGAALALASLALPLTVALSSPAQAADRSGCYGLRGPYQKQAERFLGLRVDGRQSPSDCRAIRAFQNSHGITPNYGYAGPVTWNVMQLVAKQRAAGGHPNSAHKCPTNKGRIACVDLTRQLSWIQDGGRLVYGPVPIRTGREGGATRTGLKHIYWRHLHHVSTIYHSAMPYSQFFDGGEAFHAIGGSVWSAPGSHGCVNMRPNDAKKYWSLLHYGTAVYVYGHKTGT
- a CDS encoding SDR family oxidoreductase, yielding MPTGSTDTPTPADRATAPTDGRPLAGTVALVTGASSGIGAATARALAREGCALALVARRADRLAELAADIDAQDTAPTLTLAADLTDGAQAAQAVHRTVEHFGRLDVLVNNAGYGARGAVLDSDPEEWDRMVDLNLKAVLRMSHAALPHLLRAVASAPRGTADLVNVSSVAGRVPRKDNSVYSATKHAVCSFSEALRQEVTGRGVRVGLVEPGMTTTEMPLGGQAAAAHGLPRDTWLDAEDIARAIAFMVTQPARVAINEIMVRPTSQER
- a CDS encoding metallophosphoesterase family protein — protein: MHLLLTSDTHVPRRAKAVPPHLLDAVARADVVVHAGDWTDVATVDLLRARARRLVAVYGNNDGPAVRARLPEVARAELDGLRLGVVHETGPARGRERRCADRFPDLDVLVFGHSHIPWDSTADTGLRLLNPGSPTDRRRQPHCTYLTALVADGRLTDVVLHRLPPRQ
- a CDS encoding mycothiol transferase, coding for MSASTALLADAFGRIREVVEEVVDGLGPEELGSRPDGRGNSIAWLVWHLTRVQDDHVAGAAGTEQLWTADEWCPAFGLPFAEDDIGYGHSSRDVAKVRGLTAELLTGYHAAVHDGTVRFLRRLAVKDLDRIVDRGWTPPVTLGVRLVSVLADDLQHAGQAAYVRGLLGR
- a CDS encoding class I SAM-dependent methyltransferase: MFAPEGPTLRELAVQALSSVERGYDLLAPKFDRTPFRTPDAVLRPVLRELQGLGPFANGLDLCCGTGAGMAVLAQVCRKRVTGVDVSAGMLAVGRARGPEDGRAADAVGGGGPRWDWVRADARALPFGPVFDVVVSFGAFGHFLPRERPGLFGQVAGVLRPGGRFVFPVMAPTRPGSPAYWALLGFDAAMRVRNALWRPQFVMYYRGFRLSQVRAELARAGFAVEWRALPELGRRADGSPRGRLMVATRLDASAG